ACCAGGCGAGCGACCAGCGCTTACTACGGGGGAAGCTGCTTCAATGGTCCAACGCAAAGGCGTTTGGTCGAGAAGGCTCAGGCTTTCACCGCGTGCTTGAAGATCGATTCCTTTTACGTAGGCGACCCGGGCATCGGTGCCTCGAATCTCAAATAAGGCAACCCTCTCAAATACCTGACCAAGCGCACGAGCCCATGTAGCGGCCGCCCGAATTCTTCTGCCTGGTTCTTGGCTCTTACCAAGAGGTTGTTGCTGCATGCTCAAAATAGACCCTATTCAGTCTGAACTTTTACCTATTGTGACCTTATATTCGTTACTTTTCAAAAAACCCGCCTTAAACCGCATGGTTCATTTATCCAAGCATAAAACACTGAACATTTAACGTTCTTTTTTCGGCCCAAAGAGCCGTCATTTAATCAACTTTCACAATTTGAAGACACTTTCAAAGATTAAAATGATCCAAAAACCTACATGAATTCAAGTAGATCTGAGTAAAATTGGCCATTCAAACCGTTCGGACGTACAAAATTTGTCAGAGGGAACTGAAATATACTGTATAAAATTGCAGTAGACACTTGTTCAGTATACAACAGAGTCAAACAACGATTCGCACTCACTTTGGGGAGAGACACCATGGCAGGCAATTCAACATTCAACCGAGATAAAGCGATTGAACTCGCAATGGGTTCCATTCAAAAGCAGTTTGGTAAAGGCTCCATTATGCGATTGGGTGAAGACAACCCCGTTGCTAAAGATATTCGCGTCATTTCGACTGGCTCCATCGGATTGGATGTGGCTCTCGGAATAGGCGGCATCCCGCGCGGCCGAATCGTAGAAATCTACGGACCAGAAGCCAGCGGTAAAACAACTCTTACTCTACATGCGATTGCCGAAGCCCAAAAAGCGGGCGGCGTTGCTGCATTCATCGATGCCGAGCACGCACTCGATGTAAACTATGCACGTAAGCTTGGCGTTAAAACCGACGACCTACTCGTTTCGCAGCCCGATACTGGTGAGCAAGCCTTAGAAATCGCAGAAATGCTGGTTCGCTCCAATGCTGTCGACCTTCTCGTTATCGACTCCGTAGCCGCACTGGTTCCAAGAGCAGAAATCGAAGGCGAAATGGGCGATAGTCATGTAGGCCTCCAGGCCCGCTTGATGAGTCAGGCGCTTCGTAAGCTTACCGGTATTATTTCTAAGAGCCGTACCTGCGTTATCTTCATCAACCAGATTCGTATGAAAATTGGTGTTATGTTCGGTAGCCCAGAAACCACCACAGGTGGTAACGCACTGAAATTCTACTCAAGTGTTCGTCTTGATATTCGTCGTATCGGCGCCATCAAAGCGGC
This genomic stretch from Deltaproteobacteria bacterium harbors:
- the recA gene encoding recombinase RecA; translated protein: MAGNSTFNRDKAIELAMGSIQKQFGKGSIMRLGEDNPVAKDIRVISTGSIGLDVALGIGGIPRGRIVEIYGPEASGKTTLTLHAIAEAQKAGGVAAFIDAEHALDVNYARKLGVKTDDLLVSQPDTGEQALEIAEMLVRSNAVDLLVIDSVAALVPRAEIEGEMGDSHVGLQARLMSQALRKLTGIISKSRTCVIFINQIRMKIGVMFGSPETTTGGNALKFYSSVRLDIRRIGAIKAADKVTGNRTRVKVVKNKLAAPFREHEFDIMYGMGISKVGDLLDLGTDVGIIDKSGSWYSYQGDRLGQGREQSSNFLLGNPEVMKDIEERIRLHFGLVPEVQGEAKEPEQGNAPAKEGTGKKSKSSGRRAPRGSAQN